One genomic window of Pseudomonas chlororaphis subsp. piscium includes the following:
- a CDS encoding type II toxin-antitoxin system Phd/YefM family antitoxin, whose amino-acid sequence MATITISSREFNQDTSGAKKASRNGPVIITDRGRPAHVLLSIEDYEKLSGLNTSIVDMLAMPEAPEIDFETERATIIPREIDLS is encoded by the coding sequence ATGGCTACCATCACCATCTCCAGTCGCGAATTCAATCAGGACACAAGTGGTGCCAAAAAAGCCTCAAGAAACGGCCCGGTCATCATCACCGACCGTGGCAGGCCCGCCCATGTGCTGCTAAGCATTGAGGACTACGAAAAACTGAGTGGCCTGAACACCAGCATCGTCGACATGCTGGCCATGCCCGAAGCGCCTGAAATCGATTTCGAAACAGAGCGCGCCACCATCATTCCTCGCGAGATCGATCTGTCCTGA
- the ccoP gene encoding cytochrome-c oxidase, cbb3-type subunit III, with the protein MTTFWSLYVTVLSLGTIFALTWLLLSTRKGQRAEQTDETVGHSFDGIEEYDNPLPKWWFMLFVGTIVFALGYLVLYPGLGNWKGILPGYNYLDTEKQTPFANGQTGWTGVHEWEKEMAKSDAKFGPIFAKFASMPIEEVAKDPQALKMGGRLFASNCSVCHGSDAKGAYGFPNLTDADWRWGGEPETIKTTIMGGRHAVMPAWAEVIGEQGVSDVAAYVLTNLDGRKLPESAKADPANGQKIFAANCVACHGPAGKGTPAMGAPDLTHPGAFIYGSSFAQLQQTIRYGRQGQMPAQEQLQGNDKVHLLAAYVYSLSHSDKPADAE; encoded by the coding sequence ATGACTACGTTCTGGAGTCTGTACGTCACAGTCCTCAGTCTGGGTACCATTTTCGCCCTGACCTGGCTGCTGCTGTCGACCCGCAAGGGCCAGCGCGCCGAGCAGACCGACGAGACGGTCGGCCACTCCTTCGACGGGATCGAGGAGTACGACAACCCGCTGCCGAAATGGTGGTTCATGTTGTTCGTCGGCACCATCGTCTTCGCCCTGGGTTACCTGGTGCTGTACCCGGGCCTGGGTAACTGGAAAGGCATCCTGCCAGGCTACAACTACCTGGATACCGAAAAGCAGACCCCCTTCGCCAACGGCCAGACCGGCTGGACCGGCGTGCACGAGTGGGAAAAGGAAATGGCCAAGTCGGACGCCAAGTTCGGTCCGATCTTCGCCAAGTTCGCCTCCATGCCGATCGAAGAAGTCGCCAAGGACCCGCAAGCCCTGAAGATGGGTGGCCGCCTGTTCGCCTCCAACTGCTCGGTCTGCCACGGTTCCGACGCCAAGGGTGCCTATGGCTTCCCGAACCTGACCGACGCCGACTGGCGCTGGGGCGGCGAGCCGGAAACCATCAAGACCACCATCATGGGCGGTCGTCACGCGGTGATGCCGGCCTGGGCCGAAGTCATCGGCGAGCAAGGCGTCAGCGATGTGGCGGCGTATGTGCTGACCAACCTCGATGGCCGCAAGCTGCCGGAAAGCGCCAAGGCCGATCCGGCCAACGGCCAGAAGATCTTCGCCGCCAACTGCGTGGCGTGCCACGGTCCGGCCGGTAAAGGTACCCCAGCCATGGGCGCACCTGACCTGACCCACCCGGGCGCGTTCATCTACGGCTCGAGCTTCGCCCAACTGCAGCAGACCATCCGTTACGGCCGTCAGGGCCAGATGCCTGCCCAGGAACAGCTGCAAGGTAACGACAAGGTTCACCTGCTGGCCGCTTACGTCTACAGCCTGTCCCACAGTGACAAGCCGGCGGACGCCGAGTAA
- a CDS encoding CcoQ/FixQ family Cbb3-type cytochrome c oxidase assembly chaperone: protein MDIGMIRGLGTVVVMVAFIGLALWVFSPKRKSEFEDATLLPFADDPEAIKHVEQASRSNKE, encoded by the coding sequence ATGGATATCGGGATGATTCGTGGCCTGGGCACCGTAGTGGTGATGGTGGCCTTCATCGGCCTGGCGCTGTGGGTGTTCAGCCCCAAGCGCAAGTCCGAGTTCGAAGACGCCACCTTGCTGCCGTTCGCGGATGATCCCGAAGCCATCAAGCACGTCGAGCAAGCTTCTAGGAGTAACAAAGAATGA
- the ccoO gene encoding cytochrome-c oxidase, cbb3-type subunit II, producing MKHEAVEKNIGLLAFFMVIAVSIGGLTQIVPLFFQDVTNKPVEGMKPRTALELEGRDVYIANGCVGCHSQMIRPFRAETERYGHYSVAGESVWDHPFLWGSKRTGPDLARVGGRYSDDWQRAHLYNPRNVVPESKMPAYPFLVENKLDGKDTAKKMEVLRTLGVPYTDEDIAGAKDAVKGKTEMDALVAYLQGLGTIIKSKR from the coding sequence ATGAAGCATGAAGCAGTAGAGAAGAATATCGGCCTGCTGGCCTTCTTCATGGTCATCGCCGTCAGCATCGGCGGCCTGACCCAGATCGTCCCGCTGTTCTTCCAGGACGTCACCAACAAGCCGGTGGAAGGCATGAAGCCGCGCACCGCCCTGGAACTGGAAGGCCGCGACGTCTATATCGCCAACGGCTGTGTCGGCTGCCACTCGCAGATGATCCGTCCGTTCCGTGCCGAAACCGAACGCTACGGCCACTACTCGGTCGCCGGTGAAAGCGTCTGGGACCACCCGTTCCTGTGGGGTTCCAAGCGTACCGGTCCGGACCTGGCTCGCGTTGGCGGCCGTTACTCCGATGACTGGCAGCGTGCGCACCTGTACAACCCGCGCAACGTTGTACCTGAGTCGAAAATGCCGGCTTACCCGTTCCTCGTAGAAAACAAGCTCGACGGCAAAGACACCGCGAAAAAAATGGAAGTCTTGCGCACGCTCGGCGTCCCTTACACCGACGAAGACATCGCCGGTGCCAAGGATGCCGTGAAGGGCAAAACCGAAATGGACGCGCTGGTGGCCTATCTGCAAGGCCTGGGCACCATCATCAAAAGCAAACGGTGA
- the ccoN gene encoding cytochrome-c oxidase, cbb3-type subunit I, whose protein sequence is MSTAISPTAYNYKVVRQFAIMTVVWGILGMGLGVFIASQLVWPELNFGLPWTTFGRLRPLHTNLVIFAFGGCALFATSYYVVQRTCQTRLISDSLAAFTFWGWQAVIVGAIVTLPLGYTTTKEYAELEWPLAILLAIVWVTYGLVFFGTIVKRKTKHIYVGNWFYGAFIVVTAMLHIVNHASLPVSLFKSYSAYSGATDAMIQWWYGHNAVGFFLTTGFLGMMYYFVPKQAERPIYSYRLSIVHFWALITLYIWAGPHHLHYTALPDWAQSLGMAMSIILLAPSWGGMINGMMTLSGAWHKLRTDPILRFLVVSLAFYGMSTFEGPMMAIKTVNSLSHYTDWTIGHVHAGALGWVAMISIGALYHMIPKVFGRQQMHSIGLINTHFWLATIGTVLYIASMWVNGITQGLMWRAINDDGTLTYSFVEALQASHPGFIVRALGGAFFAAGMLFMAYNVFRTVRASNPADADAAAQISVVGAH, encoded by the coding sequence ATGAGCACAGCAATCAGTCCGACTGCTTATAACTATAAGGTAGTCCGCCAGTTCGCCATCATGACGGTGGTCTGGGGGATCCTTGGCATGGGGCTCGGTGTCTTCATCGCCTCGCAACTGGTCTGGCCGGAGTTGAACTTCGGTCTGCCATGGACGACCTTTGGACGCCTGCGCCCGCTGCACACCAACCTGGTGATTTTCGCCTTCGGTGGATGTGCGTTGTTTGCCACTTCTTACTACGTCGTGCAGCGAACCTGCCAAACGCGACTGATTTCCGACAGCCTGGCGGCCTTCACCTTCTGGGGTTGGCAAGCCGTGATCGTCGGCGCGATCGTTACCTTGCCGCTGGGTTACACCACCACCAAGGAATACGCGGAACTGGAATGGCCTCTGGCTATCCTGCTGGCCATCGTCTGGGTCACCTACGGTCTGGTGTTCTTCGGCACCATCGTCAAGCGCAAGACCAAGCACATCTATGTGGGTAACTGGTTCTACGGTGCCTTCATCGTGGTCACCGCGATGCTGCACATCGTCAACCACGCTTCCCTGCCGGTCAGCCTCTTCAAGTCCTACTCGGCCTACTCGGGCGCGACCGACGCCATGATCCAGTGGTGGTACGGCCACAACGCCGTAGGTTTCTTCCTGACCACCGGCTTCCTGGGGATGATGTACTACTTCGTGCCGAAACAGGCCGAGCGTCCGATCTACTCCTATCGCCTGTCCATCGTGCACTTCTGGGCGCTGATCACCCTGTACATCTGGGCTGGTCCGCACCACCTGCACTACACCGCGCTGCCGGACTGGGCACAGTCCCTGGGCATGGCCATGTCGATCATCCTGCTGGCGCCAAGCTGGGGCGGCATGATCAACGGCATGATGACCCTGTCGGGCGCCTGGCATAAGCTGCGCACCGACCCGATCCTGCGCTTCCTGGTGGTGTCCCTGGCGTTCTACGGCATGTCGACCTTCGAAGGTCCGATGATGGCGATCAAGACCGTCAACTCGCTGTCGCACTACACCGACTGGACCATCGGCCACGTACACGCCGGCGCTCTGGGTTGGGTAGCGATGATCTCGATCGGCGCCCTGTACCACATGATCCCGAAAGTCTTCGGTCGTCAGCAGATGCACAGCATCGGCCTGATCAACACCCACTTCTGGCTGGCTACCATTGGTACCGTGCTGTACATCGCCTCGATGTGGGTCAACGGCATCACCCAGGGCCTGATGTGGCGTGCAATCAACGATGACGGCACCCTCACCTACTCCTTCGTCGAAGCCCTGCAGGCCAGCCATCCTGGTTTCATCGTGCGTGCCCTGGGCGGTGCGTTCTTTGCCGCCGGCATGCTGTTCATGGCGTACAACGTGTTCCGTACCGTTCGCGCCTCGAACCCGGCTGACGCCGACGCCGCCGCTCAGATCTCTGTAGTTGGAGCTCACTGA
- the ccoP gene encoding cytochrome-c oxidase, cbb3-type subunit III, whose amino-acid sequence MTTFWSTYICVLTIGSLIGLTWLLIGTRKGETKGSVDQTMGHAFDGIEEYDNPLPQWWFLLFAGTLVFSVGYLILYPGLGNWKGILPGYEDGWTQTKEWEKEMNKADAKFGPIFAKFAAMPVEEVAKDPQALKMGGRLFASNCSVCHGSDAKGAFGFPNLADNNWRWGGNADTIKATIMGGRMAAMPAWGEVLGEDGVKNVAAYVRHELAGLPLPADSSADLVAGKQAFSTTCVACHGANGQGTEIMGAPNLTQPAGFIYGTSLTQLQQTIRHGRQGHMPAQNELLGNDKVQLLAAYVYSLSHNAANQPQTETSSEQ is encoded by the coding sequence ATGACCACCTTCTGGAGTACGTACATCTGCGTACTGACCATAGGCAGCCTGATCGGCCTGACCTGGCTGTTGATCGGCACGCGCAAGGGCGAGACCAAGGGCAGCGTCGACCAGACCATGGGGCACGCGTTCGATGGCATCGAGGAGTACGACAACCCCCTGCCGCAATGGTGGTTCCTGCTGTTCGCCGGCACCCTGGTGTTTTCCGTCGGCTACCTGATCCTCTACCCGGGCCTGGGCAACTGGAAAGGTATCCTGCCGGGCTACGAGGACGGCTGGACCCAGACCAAGGAATGGGAAAAGGAAATGAACAAGGCAGACGCCAAGTTCGGCCCGATCTTCGCCAAGTTCGCCGCCATGCCCGTGGAAGAAGTGGCCAAGGACCCGCAGGCGCTGAAAATGGGCGGACGCCTGTTCGCCTCCAACTGCTCGGTGTGCCACGGCTCGGACGCCAAGGGCGCCTTCGGCTTCCCTAACCTCGCCGACAACAACTGGCGCTGGGGCGGCAACGCCGACACCATCAAGGCCACCATCATGGGCGGTCGCATGGCGGCCATGCCGGCCTGGGGCGAAGTGCTGGGCGAGGACGGGGTGAAGAACGTCGCGGCCTATGTGCGTCATGAACTCGCCGGCCTGCCGTTGCCTGCCGACAGCAGCGCCGACCTCGTCGCTGGCAAACAAGCCTTCAGCACCACCTGCGTCGCCTGTCACGGCGCCAACGGCCAAGGCACGGAAATCATGGGCGCGCCGAACCTGACGCAACCGGCGGGCTTCATCTACGGCACCAGCCTGACCCAACTGCAACAGACCATTCGCCACGGTCGCCAGGGCCACATGCCGGCGCAGAACGAACTGCTCGGCAACGACAAGGTCCAGTTGCTCGCAGCCTACGTCTACAGCCTGTCCCACAACGCGGCCAACCAGCCGCAGACTGAAACCTCAAGCGAGCAATAA